From Roseovarius nanhaiticus, one genomic window encodes:
- a CDS encoding polyprenyl synthetase family protein: MSSTSESERRLTTDPSKPHDRLAARFETKLDAVGTLIRTRMESRHAPRIPEVTAHLVGAGGKRLRPMLTLAAADICGYRGVDDEKLAATVEFIHTATLLHDDVVDESSQRRGRATANLLWDNKSSILVGDYLFSRSFQLMVETGSLRVLDILANASATIAEGEVLQLTAARDLATTEEIYLQVVRGKTAALFSAATEVGGVIAGAPEDHTRALFDYGDALGIAFQIADDLLDFQGDAAATGKNIGDDFRERKLTLPIIKAVAKADEEERAFWRRTIEKGDQQDGDLDHAMTLMTQHGALDAARDDAVAWATRATDALKVLPAHDVRDMLSDLADYVVARIN, encoded by the coding sequence ATGAGTAGCACAAGTGAGAGTGAGCGGCGTTTGACGACAGATCCAAGCAAACCGCATGATCGGCTGGCGGCCCGGTTCGAGACCAAGCTGGACGCCGTCGGCACATTGATCCGCACCAGGATGGAGTCGCGCCATGCGCCGCGTATCCCCGAGGTAACCGCCCACTTGGTCGGCGCCGGGGGCAAGCGCCTGCGGCCCATGCTGACGCTGGCTGCGGCAGATATCTGCGGCTATCGCGGCGTCGATGACGAGAAGCTGGCAGCGACGGTGGAGTTTATTCATACCGCCACACTGCTCCACGACGACGTCGTGGACGAAAGCAGCCAGCGCCGCGGGCGCGCGACTGCCAACCTATTATGGGACAACAAGTCCAGCATCCTGGTCGGTGATTACCTCTTCTCGCGGTCCTTCCAGTTGATGGTTGAGACCGGCTCGCTGCGGGTGCTGGATATCTTGGCCAATGCCTCGGCGACGATCGCCGAGGGCGAGGTGTTGCAACTGACCGCCGCTCGCGATCTGGCGACCACCGAAGAGATTTATCTGCAAGTTGTGCGCGGCAAGACGGCAGCGCTTTTCTCGGCGGCGACGGAGGTGGGCGGCGTCATCGCGGGCGCGCCCGAAGACCATACACGCGCGCTGTTCGACTACGGTGATGCCCTGGGTATCGCGTTCCAGATCGCGGATGATTTGCTGGATTTTCAAGGGGATGCGGCGGCAACCGGCAAGAATATCGGTGACGATTTTCGTGAGCGCAAGCTGACCCTGCCCATCATCAAGGCGGTCGCCAAGGCGGACGAAGAAGAGCGCGCGTTCTGGCGCCGCACCATCGAGAAGGGTGATCAGCAAGACGGTGATCTGGACCATGCGATGACGCTGATGACCCAGCATGGGGCGCTGGATGCCGCGCGGGACGACGCCGTTGCCTGGGCCACCCGCGCCACGGATGCGCTGAAGGTGCTGCCCGCCCATGATGTGCGGGACATGCTCTCGGATCTGGCAGATTACGTGGTGGCGCGGATCAACTGA
- a CDS encoding DUF2007 domain-containing protein, whose translation MKQLMRTTDMSTIAFAQALLQGEGIDCFEMDVNMSVLEGGIGIFPRRLMVHPDDWEDAATALRDNGIEVHDGP comes from the coding sequence ATGAAACAATTGATGCGCACGACCGATATGTCCACCATCGCCTTCGCCCAGGCATTGCTGCAAGGCGAGGGTATAGACTGCTTTGAAATGGACGTAAATATGAGCGTCCTGGAAGGCGGCATCGGTATATTTCCAAGGCGTTTGATGGTGCATCCCGATGACTGGGAGGACGCCGCGACTGCCTTGCGCGACAACGGCATCGAGGTGCATGACGGCCCCTGA
- a CDS encoding YdcH family protein, with amino-acid sequence MSLTSHIEELKRKHQDLSAKVDQAQRAPGISTLDVAEMKKQKLRLKEEIARLSGL; translated from the coding sequence ATGAGCCTGACATCCCACATCGAAGAACTGAAGAGAAAGCATCAGGACCTCTCGGCCAAAGTGGATCAGGCGCAACGCGCGCCGGGTATCAGCACGCTCGATGTAGCGGAAATGAAAAAGCAAAAATTGCGCCTGAAGGAAGAAATCGCTCGCCTGTCGGGCCTCTGA
- the phbB gene encoding acetoacetyl-CoA reductase: MARTALVTGGTRGIGAAISKQLKADGCNVAATYAGNDEAAKAFTDETGIATYKWNVADYEESAAGIAKVEADLGPIDIVVANAGITKDAPFHKMTPEQWHQVIDTNLTGVFNTVHPVWPGMRERKFGRVIVISSINGQKGQFAQVNYAATKAGDLGIVKSLAQEGARAGITANAVCPGYIATEMVMAVPEKVREAIIGQIPAGRLGEPEEIARCVSFLAADGSGFVNGSTISANGGQFFV, encoded by the coding sequence ATGGCAAGAACGGCATTGGTGACGGGCGGCACCCGCGGGATCGGCGCGGCGATTTCGAAACAGCTGAAGGCGGACGGATGCAACGTGGCGGCGACTTATGCCGGCAATGATGAGGCGGCCAAGGCGTTCACCGACGAAACGGGCATCGCGACCTACAAGTGGAACGTCGCCGATTACGAGGAAAGCGCCGCGGGCATCGCCAAGGTGGAGGCCGATCTGGGCCCCATCGACATCGTCGTGGCCAATGCCGGCATCACCAAAGACGCACCTTTCCACAAGATGACGCCCGAGCAGTGGCACCAGGTGATCGATACCAACCTCACCGGCGTCTTCAACACCGTCCACCCCGTCTGGCCCGGCATGCGCGAGCGCAAGTTTGGCCGGGTTATCGTCATCAGCTCGATCAACGGGCAGAAGGGCCAGTTCGCGCAGGTCAACTACGCCGCGACCAAGGCCGGCGATCTGGGCATCGTCAAATCTCTGGCGCAGGAGGGCGCGCGCGCGGGCATCACCGCGAACGCGGTCTGCCCCGGCTATATTGCGACCGAGATGGTGATGGCGGTTCCGGAAAAGGTGCGTGAGGCGATCATCGGCCAGATCCCGGCAGGCCGTTTGGGTGAGCCAGAAGAAATCGCGCGCTGCGTGTCTTTCCTGGCGGCTGACGGGTCGGGTTTCGTCAATGGCTCGACCATTTCGGCCAATGGTGGACAGTTCTTCGTCTGA
- a CDS encoding patatin-like phospholipase family protein: MSPRPPYDQLVFSGGGTRCFWQGGFLDVVRDPLHLDPARISAVSGGALTGAGFVTRQGPRILSLMKDAFSEQDSNAPMHEIAEGAGISPHQRIYREVVEAAMTPDAVEAVANGPVFQIYLGHPPTGALASVTGVAATMAYEAELHLISSPHFNWAERIGVTATMVDARQAARDGLLVDLICAAAVIPPLFELARWDGKDVIDGGMSDQAPMPEPDEGRSLILLTRAYRRIPEIEGRHYVAPGDEVEADKVDFTDPAKIDRTWNQGKNEGERFLRSAEK; encoded by the coding sequence TTGAGCCCGCGCCCGCCCTATGACCAGCTTGTCTTCTCCGGCGGCGGGACGCGCTGCTTCTGGCAGGGCGGTTTTCTGGATGTCGTGCGCGATCCGCTACATCTGGATCCGGCGCGCATTTCGGCCGTCAGTGGCGGCGCGCTGACCGGGGCGGGCTTTGTCACCCGGCAAGGTCCGCGGATTTTGTCCCTCATGAAGGACGCTTTTTCCGAGCAGGACAGCAACGCGCCGATGCACGAGATTGCCGAGGGCGCCGGGATCAGCCCGCACCAGCGCATCTATCGCGAGGTGGTTGAGGCGGCGATGACACCCGATGCGGTCGAGGCCGTGGCGAATGGCCCGGTCTTTCAGATCTATCTCGGCCATCCGCCCACTGGCGCGCTGGCCTCCGTGACAGGCGTTGCCGCGACGATGGCCTACGAGGCCGAGCTGCATCTGATTTCTTCCCCTCACTTCAACTGGGCCGAGCGGATCGGCGTCACCGCGACCATGGTGGACGCGCGTCAGGCCGCGCGTGACGGTTTGCTCGTGGACCTCATCTGCGCCGCGGCGGTCATCCCGCCGCTGTTCGAGTTGGCCCGCTGGGATGGCAAGGACGTCATCGACGGCGGCATGTCGGACCAGGCACCAATGCCGGAGCCGGACGAGGGGCGAAGCCTTATCCTGCTCACACGCGCGTATCGGCGGATCCCCGAGATCGAGGGCCGCCATTATGTCGCGCCGGGCGATGAGGTGGAGGCCGACAAGGTGGATTTCACCGATCCGGCAAAAATTGACCGCACCTGGAATCAAGGTAAGAATGAGGGAGAGCGTTTCCTTCGAAGCGCCGAAAAATAA
- a CDS encoding acetyl-CoA C-acetyltransferase: MTKVVIASAARTAVGSFGGVFANTPAHDLGAAVLEAVVARAGIDKSEVSETILGQVLTAAQGQNPARQAHINAGLPKESAAWSINQVCGSGLRAVALGAQHIMLGDASIICAGGQENMTLSPHAAHLRAGQKMGDLSMIDTMIRDGLWDAFNGYHMGQTAENVAEQWQISREQQDEFALASQNKAEAAQNAGKFDDEIVPFTVKTRKGENIVDKDEYIRHGAVIEAMQKMRPAFTKDGSVTAANASGINDGAAATLLMSADEAAKRGIEPLARIASYATAGLDPSIMGVGPIHASRKALEKAGWSVGDLDLVEANEAFAAQACAVNKDMGWDPSIVNVNGGAIAIGHPIGASGCRVLNTLLFEMQRRGAKKGLATLCIGGGMGVAMCVERD; encoded by the coding sequence ATGACCAAAGTCGTTATCGCATCTGCCGCGCGCACTGCCGTCGGCTCGTTCGGGGGCGTGTTTGCCAATACGCCTGCACATGACCTGGGCGCTGCCGTACTCGAGGCGGTCGTCGCGCGCGCAGGCATCGACAAATCCGAGGTGTCAGAGACGATCCTGGGCCAGGTTCTGACCGCCGCGCAGGGCCAGAACCCCGCGCGCCAGGCGCATATCAACGCGGGTCTGCCAAAGGAGTCGGCGGCCTGGAGTATCAACCAGGTATGTGGCTCGGGCCTGCGGGCTGTGGCGCTGGGTGCGCAGCACATCATGCTGGGTGATGCATCGATCATTTGCGCGGGCGGGCAAGAGAACATGACGCTCAGCCCCCACGCCGCGCATCTGCGCGCCGGGCAGAAAATGGGTGATCTGTCGATGATCGATACCATGATCCGCGATGGTCTTTGGGACGCATTCAATGGCTATCACATGGGCCAGACCGCCGAGAACGTGGCCGAGCAGTGGCAGATCAGCCGTGAGCAGCAGGATGAATTCGCCCTCGCCAGCCAGAACAAGGCAGAGGCGGCGCAAAACGCCGGCAAGTTCGACGACGAAATCGTCCCCTTCACCGTCAAGACCCGCAAGGGCGAGAACATCGTCGACAAGGACGAATACATCCGCCACGGCGCCGTCATCGAGGCCATGCAAAAGATGCGCCCCGCCTTTACCAAGGACGGCAGCGTTACCGCCGCCAACGCGTCGGGCATCAACGACGGTGCCGCCGCGACCCTGCTGATGAGCGCGGATGAGGCCGCCAAGCGCGGGATCGAGCCGCTGGCACGCATCGCCAGCTACGCCACAGCGGGCCTGGATCCGTCCATCATGGGCGTGGGCCCGATCCATGCCAGCCGCAAGGCGCTGGAGAAGGCAGGCTGGAGCGTGGGCGATCTGGACCTCGTCGAGGCGAACGAGGCGTTTGCGGCTCAGGCCTGCGCCGTGAACAAGGACATGGGCTGGGATCCGTCGATCGTGAACGTCAACGGCGGCGCCATCGCCATCGGCCACCCCATCGGCGCCTCGGGTTGCCGCGTGCTCAACACCCTCCTCTTCGAGATGCAGCGTCGCGGCGCCAAGAAGGGTCTTGCGACGCTGTGCATCGGCGGCGGCATGGGCGTGGCCATGTGCGTGGAGCGGGACTGA